In one window of Tellurirhabdus rosea DNA:
- the ilvC gene encoding ketol-acid reductoisomerase, protein MAKINFGGVEEEVVTREEFPLEKAREVLQNETIAVIGYGVQGPGQSLNMRDNGFNVIVGQRKGKTYDKAVADGWVPGQTLFEIEEALEKGTIICFLLSDAAQIELWPTVQKYLKPGKSLYFSHGFGVTYKDQTGIVPPADVDVFLVAPKGSGTSLRRLFVEGKGLNSSFAIYQDASGNARTKAIAMGIGVGSGYLFETDFYKEVTSDLTGERGTLMGAIQGIFAAQYEVLRSNGHSPSEAFNETVEELTQSLMPLVAENGMDWMYANCSTTAQRGALDWWKPFRDATKPVFEQLYNSVKSGEQANISITRNSQPDYREKLEEELKELRESEMWRAGTAVRSLRPERS, encoded by the coding sequence ATGGCAAAAATCAACTTCGGCGGTGTAGAAGAAGAAGTAGTAACCCGCGAAGAATTTCCTCTTGAAAAGGCCCGGGAAGTACTCCAGAACGAAACGATTGCCGTCATCGGTTACGGTGTACAGGGCCCCGGCCAGTCGCTGAACATGCGCGACAACGGCTTCAACGTCATCGTTGGCCAGCGCAAAGGAAAAACTTACGACAAGGCCGTGGCCGACGGCTGGGTGCCGGGTCAGACGCTGTTTGAAATCGAAGAAGCCCTCGAAAAAGGAACCATCATCTGCTTCCTGCTGTCGGATGCCGCTCAGATCGAACTGTGGCCGACGGTGCAAAAATACCTGAAGCCGGGCAAATCGCTGTATTTCTCGCACGGCTTCGGCGTTACGTACAAAGACCAGACGGGCATCGTTCCCCCGGCGGATGTCGATGTGTTCCTGGTGGCTCCGAAAGGCTCAGGCACGTCTCTGCGTCGTCTGTTCGTTGAAGGCAAAGGACTGAACTCCTCGTTCGCCATCTACCAGGACGCTTCCGGCAACGCCCGCACCAAAGCCATTGCGATGGGAATCGGCGTCGGTTCCGGCTACCTGTTCGAAACCGATTTCTACAAAGAAGTAACCTCTGACCTGACCGGCGAGCGCGGTACGCTGATGGGAGCCATTCAGGGCATCTTCGCCGCTCAGTACGAAGTGCTGCGGTCAAACGGGCACTCGCCTTCAGAAGCCTTCAACGAAACGGTGGAAGAACTGACGCAGTCGCTGATGCCGCTCGTCGCCGAAAACGGCATGGACTGGATGTACGCCAACTGCTCGACCACGGCCCAGCGCGGTGCCCTCGACTGGTGGAAGCCGTTCCGCGACGCGACCAAGCCCGTCTTCGAACAGCTTTACAACTCTGTTAAGTCAGGCGAGCAGGCCAACATCTCCATCACCCGCAACTCACAGCCGGACTACCGCGAGAAGCTGGAAGAAGAACTGAAAGAACTGCGCGAGTCGGAAATGTGGCGCGCCGGTACGGCCGTACGCAGCCTGCGTCCGGAGCGGAGCTAA
- the ilvN gene encoding acetolactate synthase small subunit codes for MNTYTICIFTENTIGLLNRITIIFTRRRINIESLTVSETERKGISRFTIVIKHESREEVEKLVRQIRKIIEVLAVFGYLNDDIVYNEIALFKVSTPLGTKPLDIETINTKYKAWVKYWGLDYVVIEKTGSEAEIFDFFSYIKPHGILEFIRSGRVAVGKTEKGLVEYLPEAEWEYYL; via the coding sequence ATGAATACTTACACTATCTGCATATTCACCGAAAATACCATCGGGCTGCTGAACCGGATCACGATCATTTTCACCCGGCGGCGCATCAATATCGAGAGCCTGACGGTATCGGAAACGGAACGCAAGGGCATTTCGCGGTTCACGATTGTCATCAAGCACGAGTCGCGGGAGGAGGTCGAAAAACTGGTTCGGCAAATCCGGAAGATCATCGAAGTGCTGGCCGTTTTTGGCTACCTGAACGACGACATTGTCTACAACGAAATCGCCCTTTTCAAGGTCTCGACGCCCCTGGGTACCAAACCCCTTGATATCGAAACGATCAACACCAAGTACAAGGCCTGGGTCAAATACTGGGGTCTGGATTATGTGGTGATCGAAAAAACCGGCTCGGAAGCCGAAATCTTTGACTTCTTCAGCTACATCAAACCCCACGGCATTCTGGAATTCATCCGTTCGGGCCGGGTGGCGGTGGGCAAGACGGAGAAAGGACTGGTCGAATACCTGCCGGAAGCGGAGTGGGAATACTACCTGTAA
- the ilvB gene encoding biosynthetic-type acetolactate synthase large subunit: MQPVVSDINEQPSDKLLKPLTGAEALMQALVEEGVETIFGYPGGAIMPVYDALYDYQDRINHILVRHEQGAAHAAEGYARITGRAGVCLVTSGPGATNLVTGIADALIDSTPMVCLIGQVGRKLLGTDAFQETDVIGVTMPITKWNYQVTSADEIPEVVAKAFYIAQSGRPGPVVVDITKNAQQELMTRPFTYEKCEKVMSYRPRLVPKQDQLEKAAELINNARRPYLLVGHGVLISKAEKELLAFVEKTGIPVATTLLGQSAFPADHPLYTGWLGMHGNYGSNVMTDQCDVLIGLGMRFDDRVTGNAARFAQQARIVHIEIDPAEIDKIMKAEAPVVGDAKEALTRLIDLVKPNDHTAWRNEFRKFDAEEYEQVKKPALAPTGDKIKMPEVIDLLSKKTNGEAVIVADVGQHQMMASSYYQYRKPHSLITSGGLGTMGFALPAAFGAKVGAPDREVVAIIGDGCFQMTLQELGTIAQNKLPVKAIILNNNYLGMVRQWQQLFFDRRYSFVELQNPDFITIAKGFGVAGHTCSTREELAASLDTLLASDVPYLLEIIVEKEENVFPMVPAGASVADIRLS, translated from the coding sequence ATGCAACCAGTGGTCAGTGATATAAACGAACAGCCTTCGGACAAGCTCCTCAAACCCCTGACGGGGGCCGAAGCCCTCATGCAGGCGCTGGTGGAGGAAGGCGTTGAAACCATTTTCGGGTATCCGGGCGGCGCGATTATGCCCGTCTATGATGCCCTGTACGATTACCAGGACCGGATCAACCACATTCTTGTCCGCCACGAGCAGGGAGCCGCGCACGCGGCCGAAGGCTACGCCCGCATCACGGGTCGGGCGGGGGTCTGTCTGGTGACTTCGGGCCCTGGCGCCACCAACCTCGTGACCGGCATCGCCGACGCGCTGATCGACTCCACGCCCATGGTGTGTCTGATCGGGCAGGTGGGCCGCAAACTGCTCGGCACCGACGCGTTTCAGGAAACCGACGTGATCGGCGTCACGATGCCCATTACGAAGTGGAACTATCAGGTCACCAGCGCCGATGAGATTCCGGAAGTGGTCGCCAAGGCGTTCTACATCGCCCAGTCGGGGCGGCCGGGTCCGGTGGTCGTTGATATTACCAAAAACGCCCAGCAGGAGCTGATGACGCGCCCGTTTACGTACGAAAAGTGCGAAAAGGTGATGAGTTATCGCCCGCGCCTGGTGCCCAAGCAGGACCAGCTGGAAAAAGCGGCGGAATTGATCAACAACGCCCGGCGGCCGTATCTGCTGGTCGGCCACGGCGTTCTGATTTCAAAGGCGGAAAAGGAACTGCTCGCTTTCGTGGAAAAAACCGGCATTCCGGTGGCAACGACGCTGCTCGGGCAGTCGGCTTTTCCGGCGGACCATCCGCTGTATACCGGCTGGCTGGGGATGCACGGCAATTACGGCTCCAACGTGATGACCGACCAGTGCGACGTACTGATCGGCCTGGGCATGCGCTTCGACGACCGGGTGACGGGCAACGCCGCTCGCTTCGCCCAGCAGGCCAGAATCGTCCATATCGAGATTGACCCGGCCGAAATCGACAAGATCATGAAGGCCGAGGCACCGGTAGTGGGCGATGCCAAAGAAGCGCTAACCCGTCTGATTGACCTGGTGAAGCCGAACGACCATACCGCCTGGCGGAATGAGTTCCGGAAGTTTGACGCCGAGGAATACGAGCAGGTGAAGAAGCCGGCCCTGGCGCCGACCGGCGACAAAATCAAAATGCCGGAGGTGATCGATCTGCTGTCAAAAAAGACCAATGGAGAGGCGGTAATCGTGGCCGACGTAGGCCAGCACCAGATGATGGCTTCGTCGTATTACCAGTACCGCAAACCGCATAGCCTGATTACTTCGGGTGGTCTGGGAACGATGGGTTTTGCGCTGCCCGCCGCTTTTGGAGCAAAAGTTGGTGCTCCCGACCGGGAGGTGGTTGCGATTATCGGGGACGGCTGTTTCCAGATGACCTTGCAGGAACTGGGCACCATCGCGCAGAACAAACTGCCGGTGAAGGCCATCATCCTCAACAACAACTACCTCGGCATGGTGCGGCAGTGGCAGCAACTGTTTTTCGATCGTCGCTATTCGTTCGTGGAACTGCAAAATCCAGATTTTATCACGATTGCCAAAGGCTTCGGCGTGGCGGGTCACACCTGCAGCACGCGGGAGGAGCTGGCGGCCTCGCTCGATACGCTGCTGGCCTCCGACGTGCCGTACCTGCTCGAAATCATTGTCGAAAAAGAAGAGAACGTTTTCCCAATGGTTCCGGCCGGGGCGAGCGTAGCCGATATTCGATTGTCTTGA
- a CDS encoding O-methyltransferase produces the protein MFSDSVHTQPQAYAAVEGASRAIGFSMPSDLQTGALLKALAASKPQSRILEIGTGTGLATSWLLDGMDMDSTLISIDNEASFQAIAAEALGHDRRLELICTDAAEWLETQSDTFDLIFADAWPGKYANLDCTLNALKPGGVYVIDDMLPQPNWPAGHQANVDALVAQLEQRPDVTPVKLAWSTGIMLVVKK, from the coding sequence ATGTTCAGTGATTCGGTTCATACTCAACCCCAGGCCTACGCCGCTGTAGAAGGAGCCAGCCGGGCGATCGGCTTTTCGATGCCCTCTGATTTGCAGACGGGCGCCCTGCTGAAAGCGCTGGCCGCCTCCAAACCGCAGTCGCGTATCCTCGAAATCGGAACCGGCACCGGACTGGCGACTTCGTGGCTGCTCGACGGCATGGACATGGACTCGACGCTGATCTCGATTGATAACGAGGCTTCGTTTCAAGCCATAGCGGCCGAAGCGCTGGGCCATGACCGCCGATTGGAGCTTATTTGTACCGATGCGGCCGAGTGGCTGGAAACGCAAAGCGACACGTTTGATTTGATTTTCGCGGACGCCTGGCCCGGCAAATACGCCAACCTGGACTGCACGCTGAACGCGCTGAAGCCGGGTGGGGTGTACGTGATTGATGACATGCTTCCGCAGCCTAACTGGCCGGCCGGACACCAGGCGAACGTGGATGCGCTGGTGGCCCAACTGGAACAGCGACCGGACGTGACGCCGGTGAAGCTGGCGTGGTCAACTGGAATCATGCTTGTTGTTAAAAAGTAG
- the ilvD gene encoding dihydroxy-acid dehydratase has product MSSTVVAPTLNRYSSTLTQEVTNPAAQAMLYGIGLTEADMSKPQIGIASTGYEGNTCNMHLNGLSVYVKQGIQANEMVGLIFNTIGVSDGMTNGNDGMRYSLPSRDLIADSIESVVAAQWYDGVIAVVGCDKNMPGAIMAMARLERPAIMVYGGTIRSGHYKGQKLDIVSAFEALGKRFAGNISDEDFKGVVQNAIPGAGACGGMYTANTMASSIEAMGLSLPFSSSYPATHEGKQEECRKIGAAMKRLLELNLTPKEIITQKSLENALTIVMALGGSTNATLHYIAIARAAGLTLTLDDIQKISDRTPLIADLKPSGKYYMEDMLAIGGVPAVMKYLLKEGLIHGDCLTVTGKTVAENMAEIPEIDFENQKIVFPLSQPIKKTGHIQILYGNLAPEGGVAKITGKEGERFDGIAKVCEHESEIIDALAKGEILPGNVIVIRNAGPKGGPGMSEMLKPTSAVMGAGLGDKVALITDGRFSGGTHGFVVGHITPEAFDGGPIALVKDGDRITIDATTRQLTLHVSDEELAARRAQWVQPAPKFTKGTLGKYIRNVKSASEGCVTDEA; this is encoded by the coding sequence ATGTCATCCACCGTAGTCGCCCCCACCCTTAACCGGTATAGTTCGACATTAACCCAGGAAGTAACCAATCCCGCTGCACAGGCCATGCTATACGGCATCGGCCTAACCGAAGCCGACATGAGCAAGCCTCAGATCGGCATTGCCAGCACAGGCTACGAAGGCAACACCTGTAACATGCACCTGAACGGATTATCGGTTTACGTCAAGCAGGGGATACAGGCCAACGAGATGGTGGGGCTGATTTTCAACACCATCGGCGTTTCGGACGGGATGACCAACGGCAACGACGGCATGCGTTATTCGCTGCCCAGCCGGGACCTCATTGCGGATTCCATCGAATCGGTGGTGGCGGCTCAGTGGTACGACGGCGTTATTGCCGTTGTCGGCTGTGACAAAAACATGCCCGGCGCTATCATGGCAATGGCCCGCCTGGAGCGGCCCGCCATCATGGTCTACGGCGGCACCATCCGCTCGGGACATTATAAAGGACAGAAACTGGACATTGTGTCGGCTTTTGAGGCGCTTGGAAAGCGGTTTGCCGGCAATATTTCGGACGAAGATTTTAAAGGCGTGGTACAGAATGCCATTCCGGGAGCAGGGGCCTGCGGCGGCATGTACACGGCCAACACGATGGCGTCGAGTATCGAGGCAATGGGTCTGAGCCTGCCCTTCAGCAGCAGCTACCCGGCCACCCACGAAGGCAAACAGGAAGAGTGCCGGAAAATCGGCGCGGCCATGAAGCGGCTGCTCGAACTGAATCTGACCCCGAAGGAAATTATTACGCAAAAGTCGCTGGAAAACGCGCTGACGATCGTGATGGCCCTCGGCGGCTCGACCAACGCGACGCTGCACTACATCGCCATCGCCCGCGCGGCCGGCCTGACGCTGACACTCGATGATATTCAGAAAATCAGCGACCGCACGCCGCTGATCGCCGACCTGAAGCCGAGTGGAAAATATTACATGGAAGATATGCTCGCCATCGGCGGGGTCCCGGCGGTGATGAAATACCTGCTGAAAGAGGGCCTCATCCACGGCGACTGCCTGACGGTGACGGGCAAAACAGTGGCGGAAAACATGGCGGAGATTCCGGAAATCGACTTTGAGAACCAGAAAATCGTGTTTCCGCTTTCGCAGCCGATCAAGAAAACCGGCCATATCCAGATTCTGTACGGCAACCTCGCTCCGGAGGGCGGCGTCGCCAAGATTACCGGAAAAGAAGGCGAGCGGTTTGACGGCATCGCCAAAGTCTGCGAACACGAGTCGGAAATCATCGACGCGCTGGCCAAAGGCGAGATTCTGCCGGGCAACGTCATCGTCATCCGCAATGCTGGCCCCAAAGGCGGCCCCGGCATGTCGGAGATGCTGAAACCGACCTCGGCCGTAATGGGTGCCGGACTGGGCGATAAAGTGGCGCTGATTACCGACGGACGTTTCTCGGGCGGAACCCACGGCTTTGTGGTGGGCCACATCACGCCGGAAGCGTTCGACGGCGGCCCGATTGCGCTGGTAAAAGACGGCGACCGGATTACGATCGACGCCACCACGCGCCAGCTGACCCTGCACGTTTCGGACGAGGAACTGGCGGCCCGACGGGCGCAGTGGGTACAACCCGCACCGAAGTTTACCAAAGGAACTCTGGGCAAATACATCCGCAACGTCAAATCTGCCAGCGAAGGCTGCGTAACGGACGAAGCCTAA
- the murQ gene encoding N-acetylmuramic acid 6-phosphate etherase, with protein sequence MITETSSHYDNLEQMSVQELLTNINKEDKTVPLAVEKAIPQLEALVTEIVKRMKEGGRLFYIGAGTSGRLGIVDASECPPTYGVSPDLVIGLIAGGDKAIRSAVEYAEDDAEQAWKDLQAYHIDELDTLIGIAASGRTPYVIGGLQQARQAGVLTGCIVCNPGSAVAQAAEFPVEIVVGPEFVTGSTRMKSGTAQKLALNMLSTSVMIQLGRVKGNKMVDMQLTNLKLKDRAAKMVMSETGVSYEQAEALLQKYGSVRNAVQNRDSAE encoded by the coding sequence ATGATTACAGAAACCTCATCGCACTACGACAATCTGGAACAAATGTCAGTACAGGAACTGCTGACCAATATTAATAAGGAAGACAAGACCGTTCCGCTGGCCGTGGAAAAAGCCATTCCGCAACTCGAAGCGCTGGTGACCGAAATTGTCAAGCGGATGAAAGAAGGCGGGCGCCTGTTTTATATCGGAGCCGGTACCAGCGGCCGTCTGGGTATTGTGGATGCATCGGAATGCCCGCCCACCTACGGCGTGTCTCCCGATCTGGTCATCGGGCTGATTGCCGGGGGCGACAAAGCCATCCGTTCTGCCGTCGAATATGCCGAAGATGATGCCGAACAGGCCTGGAAAGACTTACAGGCATACCACATCGACGAACTGGACACGCTCATCGGCATCGCCGCTTCCGGTCGGACGCCTTATGTGATCGGCGGCTTGCAGCAGGCCCGTCAGGCTGGCGTTCTGACGGGCTGCATCGTCTGTAACCCGGGTTCAGCCGTGGCCCAGGCCGCCGAGTTTCCGGTGGAAATCGTAGTCGGACCGGAGTTCGTGACCGGCAGTACCCGTATGAAGTCGGGCACCGCCCAGAAACTTGCCCTGAACATGCTTTCGACCTCGGTCATGATTCAGCTTGGCCGCGTAAAAGGCAACAAAATGGTCGATATGCAGCTTACCAACCTCAAGCTGAAAGACCGGGCGGCCAAAATGGTGATGAGCGAAACCGGCGTGAGCTACGAACAGGCCGAAGCGCTGCTGCAGAAATACGGCAGTGTCCGAAACGCGGTTCAGAACCGGGACTCCGCGGAGTGA
- a CDS encoding quinone oxidoreductase family protein, producing the protein MKAVIISQTHQPAEFTEAEKPVPGPGEVLVQLKAAALNHRDVFVQQGLYPGMKLPVIPGADGAGVVAELGEGVDDHWLGQEVIINCSLNWGENPHFYGPHFKILGMPDNGTFAEYLKIEARYLHPKPAHLTFEQAAALPLAGLTAWRALMTRALFRPDDKVLITGIGGGVALIALQFAVAAGAEVWVTSGSEEKLQRALALGAKGGVNYREPDWHRTLLAQTGGGRTGYFTVLIDSAAGPGFARLIDVAAPGGRIVFYGGTTGNITDVMPSKIFFKQLNIHGTTMGTGEEFAAMTRFVEANKLVPVIDAIFPLSETEQALRRMDEGKQFGKIVLAIGP; encoded by the coding sequence ATGAAGGCCGTTATCATTTCCCAGACGCACCAGCCCGCCGAATTTACCGAAGCCGAAAAACCCGTTCCCGGCCCCGGCGAAGTCCTTGTTCAGTTGAAAGCGGCCGCTCTGAACCACCGGGATGTGTTCGTGCAGCAGGGGCTTTATCCCGGCATGAAACTGCCCGTCATTCCCGGAGCCGATGGGGCCGGCGTGGTGGCGGAGCTTGGCGAGGGTGTGGACGACCACTGGCTCGGGCAGGAAGTTATCATCAACTGCTCGCTCAACTGGGGGGAGAACCCGCATTTTTACGGACCCCACTTCAAGATTCTGGGCATGCCCGACAACGGCACCTTCGCCGAATACCTGAAAATTGAAGCCCGGTATCTGCACCCCAAACCGGCCCACCTGACGTTCGAGCAGGCGGCGGCGCTACCGCTGGCGGGGCTGACGGCCTGGCGGGCACTCATGACCCGGGCGCTGTTCCGGCCCGACGATAAGGTCCTGATTACCGGAATCGGCGGCGGCGTGGCTCTGATTGCGCTCCAGTTCGCCGTGGCGGCCGGAGCGGAGGTCTGGGTGACGTCCGGTTCCGAAGAAAAGCTGCAGCGGGCGCTCGCCCTCGGCGCGAAAGGCGGCGTCAACTACCGCGAGCCCGACTGGCACAGAACCCTTCTAGCCCAGACCGGCGGCGGCCGAACCGGCTATTTTACGGTGCTCATCGACAGTGCCGCCGGACCGGGCTTCGCGCGGCTCATCGATGTGGCCGCTCCGGGTGGACGAATCGTTTTTTACGGCGGCACCACCGGCAACATCACCGACGTGATGCCGTCCAAGATCTTCTTCAAACAGCTCAACATTCACGGCACCACAATGGGGACTGGGGAGGAATTTGCGGCGATGACCCGGTTTGTCGAAGCCAACAAGCTGGTCCCGGTCATCGATGCGATTTTTCCGTTATCAGAAACCGAACAGGCCCTCCGCCGCATGGACGAAGGCAAGCAGTTTGGGAAGATTGTTTTAGCGATCGGGCCTTAA
- a CDS encoding CASTOR/POLLUX-related putative ion channel, whose amino-acid sequence MPSTYSLRQRFRYWFENTLSRGSGSIIAWLGLASLALVLLAGLILTLSGISAPDSGPLSFGEAAWQSLMRALDSGAVGGDEGWALRLVMLLVTIGGLFILSTFIGTLTSGLEGQLEELRKGRSRVLEKDHTLILGWSPKVFTIVEELVMANASRQHARIVILSERDKVDMEDELRARIPDTRTTKIICRTGSPLDLDELEVVSPHDARSIIVLSPEGLDNPDTHVIKSVLALTNNPNRKPGTYHIVAELQSAANLEAGQLVGNNETTFVLADELIARVTAQTCRQSGLSEVYTELLDFGGKEIYFREEPTLLRQTYHEACLAYDNSTVIGIFRADGTARLNPPASTLIKNGDKLILIAEDDTTIRLAPKHHFDIHTNVFQKGETAAKPERTLILGWNPKGFRIIQELDQYVAPGSEATVVLEDDAAWRRQLDSLSARLTNQTLTVRVGEITQKATLYGLQPETYDHTVVLSESHLPLQQADARTLITLLHLRNISDQTRQDLSIVSEMLDVRNKALAEVTRADDFIVSDKLVSLMLAQLSENGHLQQVFDDLFSAEGSEIYLKPIEEYIQPGVAVNFFTLTEAASRRNETAIGYKKRGSGPGGKPVSEVEISPVKHTEVLFSAGDKLIVLSEN is encoded by the coding sequence ATGCCTTCCACGTATTCGCTTCGCCAACGTTTCCGGTATTGGTTTGAAAACACGCTGTCCCGTGGCTCCGGCAGCATCATCGCCTGGCTGGGCCTGGCTTCCCTCGCGCTGGTCCTGCTGGCCGGGCTTATTCTGACACTGTCGGGCATCAGCGCCCCGGACAGCGGCCCGCTTTCGTTCGGCGAAGCGGCCTGGCAAAGTCTCATGCGCGCCCTCGACTCCGGAGCCGTGGGCGGCGATGAAGGCTGGGCGCTCCGGCTCGTCATGCTGCTGGTGACCATCGGCGGCCTTTTTATTCTGTCAACCTTTATTGGGACGCTTACTTCGGGGCTGGAAGGACAGCTGGAAGAACTGCGGAAAGGCCGCTCGCGGGTGCTGGAAAAGGACCATACGCTGATTCTGGGCTGGTCGCCCAAGGTGTTCACCATCGTGGAAGAACTGGTTATGGCCAACGCCAGCCGCCAGCACGCCCGGATTGTGATTCTGTCCGAACGGGATAAGGTGGACATGGAAGACGAACTCCGCGCCCGCATTCCGGATACCCGGACGACAAAAATCATCTGCCGGACGGGGAGTCCGCTGGATCTGGACGAGCTGGAGGTGGTGAGTCCGCACGACGCCCGGTCGATCATCGTCCTGTCGCCCGAGGGGCTGGACAACCCGGATACGCACGTCATCAAATCGGTGCTGGCGCTGACCAACAACCCGAACCGGAAGCCGGGCACGTACCATATCGTGGCGGAACTGCAGTCGGCGGCCAACCTCGAAGCTGGGCAACTGGTCGGTAACAACGAAACCACCTTTGTGCTGGCTGATGAACTCATCGCCCGGGTAACGGCCCAGACCTGCCGCCAGTCGGGGCTGAGCGAGGTGTATACCGAACTGCTCGATTTTGGCGGAAAAGAGATTTATTTCCGGGAAGAACCGACGCTGCTCCGGCAGACCTACCACGAAGCCTGTCTGGCGTATGACAACAGCACGGTCATCGGGATTTTCAGGGCCGATGGGACCGCCCGGCTCAATCCGCCCGCTTCCACGCTGATCAAAAACGGAGATAAGCTCATTCTGATCGCCGAAGACGACACCACCATCCGGCTGGCGCCCAAACACCACTTCGATATCCACACGAATGTTTTTCAGAAAGGCGAGACCGCCGCGAAGCCGGAACGGACGCTGATTCTGGGCTGGAATCCGAAGGGCTTCCGGATTATTCAGGAGCTGGACCAGTACGTGGCGCCCGGCTCGGAAGCGACCGTGGTGCTGGAAGACGATGCGGCCTGGCGCCGCCAGCTGGACAGCCTCAGCGCCCGGCTGACGAATCAGACCCTGACGGTCCGGGTGGGCGAAATAACCCAGAAAGCCACGTTGTACGGGCTTCAGCCGGAAACCTACGACCACACGGTGGTGCTGAGTGAGAGCCACCTGCCGCTCCAGCAGGCCGATGCGCGCACCCTGATTACCCTGCTGCACCTCCGCAACATTTCCGACCAGACCCGCCAGGACCTGAGTATCGTGAGCGAAATGCTGGATGTCCGCAACAAAGCCCTGGCCGAAGTGACCCGCGCCGACGATTTCATCGTGAGCGACAAGCTGGTGAGTCTGATGCTGGCGCAGCTTTCCGAGAACGGGCACCTGCAGCAGGTCTTCGACGATCTGTTTTCGGCGGAAGGTTCGGAGATTTACCTGAAGCCCATTGAGGAGTACATTCAGCCGGGAGTGGCCGTCAATTTTTTCACGCTGACGGAAGCGGCTTCGCGCCGCAACGAAACCGCCATCGGTTATAAAAAACGGGGGAGCGGACCCGGCGGAAAACCCGTTTCCGAGGTGGAAATTAGTCCGGTAAAACACACAGAAGTCCTATTCTCGGCAGGCGACAAACTGATTGTTCTTTCGGAAAACTGA
- a CDS encoding aminotransferase class I/II-fold pyridoxal phosphate-dependent enzyme produces MKTANESLSALLNSRQSTGSLRQLRQPTGLVDFCSNDYLGLARSPELREAIAASLGSFAGHPNGSTGSRLLAGNAALAESLEAEIAAFHGAEAALLFNSGYDANIGLLASVPQRGDTLLTDELIHASMIDGARLSYATRHKFRHNDLDDLESKIRKATGTVYVAVESVYSMDGDLAPLADLCDLCDRYGAALLVDEAHATGLFGPRGEGVVSALGLENRVFARVHTFGKGLGVHGAVVLGSSLLRDFLINFARSFVYTTALPPHSLLAIRAAYEHLQTHTYKIHQLHTLRAFFVQQATGQMPEADWLLTESAIQGLVVPGNEACRAVATDLQASGLDVRPILSPTVPAGRERLRICLHTFNTEAEIFALVQQLKTTLSTVTHD; encoded by the coding sequence GTGAAAACCGCCAACGAATCGCTTTCTGCCCTTCTGAACAGCCGCCAGTCGACCGGTTCGCTGCGCCAGCTCAGGCAGCCCACGGGCCTGGTCGATTTCTGTTCCAACGACTACCTCGGTCTGGCCCGGTCGCCGGAACTGCGGGAGGCGATTGCGGCTTCCCTCGGCTCTTTTGCCGGACATCCAAACGGGTCCACCGGCTCCCGGCTGCTGGCGGGTAACGCGGCACTGGCCGAGAGCCTTGAAGCGGAAATCGCCGCCTTTCACGGGGCCGAAGCGGCGCTGCTGTTCAATTCGGGTTACGATGCCAACATCGGCCTGCTGGCGAGCGTGCCGCAACGGGGCGATACACTACTGACCGACGAACTCATTCACGCCAGTATGATCGACGGGGCCCGCCTCAGCTACGCGACCCGCCACAAGTTTCGGCACAACGACCTCGATGACCTTGAGAGCAAAATCCGGAAGGCCACCGGCACGGTATACGTCGCCGTGGAATCCGTGTATTCGATGGACGGCGACCTGGCTCCGCTGGCCGATCTCTGCGACCTCTGCGACCGCTACGGTGCCGCCCTCCTGGTCGACGAAGCCCACGCCACCGGCCTTTTCGGCCCGCGGGGAGAAGGCGTCGTGTCCGCCCTGGGACTGGAAAACCGGGTATTTGCCCGGGTTCACACGTTCGGCAAGGGACTGGGCGTTCATGGGGCGGTGGTGCTTGGTTCGTCCCTGCTGCGCGACTTTCTGATCAATTTTGCCCGCTCGTTTGTGTACACGACCGCTCTGCCGCCGCATAGTCTGCTGGCCATCCGGGCGGCTTACGAGCACCTGCAAACGCATACCTACAAAATTCACCAACTTCATACGCTGCGGGCGTTTTTTGTCCAGCAGGCAACCGGGCAGATGCCCGAGGCCGACTGGCTGCTCACCGAAAGCGCCATTCAGGGTCTGGTGGTGCCGGGCAACGAGGCGTGCCGGGCGGTCGCGACGGACCTCCAGGCGTCGGGGCTGGACGTGCGGCCCATCCTTAGCCCGACCGTCCCGGCCGGGCGCGAGCGGCTGCGGATCTGTCTGCATACGTTCAATACCGAGGCCGAAATTTTCGCGCTGGTTCAGCAGTTAAAAACCACTTTATCAACCGTAACGCATGATTAA